A stretch of Anas acuta chromosome 3, bAnaAcu1.1, whole genome shotgun sequence DNA encodes these proteins:
- the EPAS1 gene encoding endothelial PAS domain-containing protein 1 isoform X5, whose protein sequence is MTETPGMCLSSSERRKEKSRDAARCRRSKETEVFYELAHELPLPHNVSSHLDKASIMRLAISFLRTHKLLSSVCADNENELDADQQMDNLYLKALEGFIAVVTQDGDMIFLSENVNKYMGLTQVDLTGHSIFDFTHPCDHEEIRENLSLKNGPGFGKKNKEMSTERDFFMRMKCTVTNRGRTVNLKSATWKVLHCTGQVKVYNTCPPHTLCGYKEPLLTCLIIMCEPIQHPSNIDIPLDSKTFMSRHSMDMKFTYCDDRITELIGYHPEELLGRSAYEFYHALDSENMTKSHQNLCTKGQVVTGQYRMLAKHGGYVWLETQGTVIYNTRNLQPQCIICVNYVLSEIEKNDIVFSMDQTESLFKPHLLTMSTAFENGIPGTEKSDFLFTKLKEEPEELAQLAPTPGDAIISLDFGTQKFEEAPAFTSTVLTPNKPWPVEVKSHAAQGETLTIPSFTMPQIAPGSSTPSASSNSSCSTPSSPGDYYSSVDEDLKIEVIEKLFAMDTESKNQCNSQTDFNELDLETLAPYIPMDGEDFQLSPICQEERPLSESAQNTQQSLSSMSTIFQPLASASQNQFLPEKYCPQLSNKNINPGHGSLSSVFFNNMSRSSLPPYHDQASTPLSSMGGRPNTQWPPDPPLEYVPAKWRLMDKYSGTLSSSPSGPPIHSPGMPVYKKRPLDAFGQRGIDINPARIALSNSLKLKRQLDYEEQALQQLSGGDPSVTNPSHLMWKRMKFLKGENCSLVSEKKSLSTSVLTDEFVCNSRGLSQPMNQLQQQQQQQQQQQQQQPTCGSPGENLKAGAFPPQFYSSHYQDYPAQPTHKVSGVTSRLLGPSFEPYLLPELTRYDCEVNVPVLGSSTLLQGSELLRALDQAT, encoded by the exons tatgtGCTGACAATGAGAATGAACTAGATGCAGACCAGCAGATGGACAACTTGTACCTGAAAGCTTTGGAGGGATTTATTGCCGTGGTGACACAGGATGGAGACATGATCTTTTTGTCAGAGAATGTCAACAAATACATGGGTCTCACCCAG gTGGATTTAACTGGACACAGCATTTTTGACTTCACTCACCCATGTGACCATGAAGAAATTCGAGAGAATCTGAGTCTGAAAAATG GTCCaggctttggaaagaaaaacaaggagatGTCAACTGAGCGTGACTTCTTCATGAGGATGAAATGCACCGTTACCAACAGAGGCAGAACTGTTAACCTCAAGTCTGCCACCTGGAAG GTTTTGCACTGCACTGGACAAGTTAAAGTGTATAACACTTGCCCTCCTCACACTTTGTGTGGGTATAAAGAGCCTCTTCTCACCTGCCTTATAATAATGTGTGAGCCTATTCAGCATCCTTCAAACATTGACATACCCCTGGACAGCAAGACCTTCATGAGTCGCCATAGCATGGACATGAAATTTACCTACTGCGATGACAG AATAACAGAACTGATTGGATACcacccagaggagctgctgggccGTTCAGCGTACGAGTTCTACCATGCCTTGGACTCGGAGAATATGACCAAGAGTCATCAGAACT TGTGCACAAAAGGTCAAGTGGTGACTGGCCAGTACCGTATGCTTGCCAAGCATGGTGGATACGTATGGCTGGAGACTCAAGGGACTGTCATTTACAACACGCGCAACCTACAGCCTCAGTGCATCATCTGTGTCAATTATGTGCTGAG TGAAATTGAGAAGAATGATATAGTGTTCTCTATGGACCAAACGGAATCGCTCTTCAAGCCTCACCTGCTCACGATGAGCACTGCCTTCGAGAACGGGATCCCCGGGACAGAGAAGAGTGATTTCTTGTTTACTAAGCTAAAGGAAGAACCAGAGGAACTTGCGCAGCTGGCACCAACACCTGGAGATGCCATTATTTCCCTGGATTTTG GGACACAGAAGTTTGAGGAAGCCCCTGCCTTTACCAGCACTGTTTTGACACCAAATAAACCCTGGCCAGTGGAAGTGAAAAGCCATGCTGCTCAAGGTGAAACACTGACGATACCATCCTTTACCATGCCTCAGATTGCACCCGGCAGCAGTACTCCAAGTGCAAGCAGCAACAGTAGCTGTTCCACG CCAAGCAGCCCAGGAGATTATTACAGTTCTGTGGATGAAGATCTGAAGATTGAGGTGATTGAAAAACTCTTTGCCATGGACACAGAATCAAAAAATCAGTGCAACTCCCAG aCTGACTTCAATGAACTGGACCTTGAAACCTTGGCTCCTTACATTCCTATGGATGGAGAAGATTTCCAGCTCAGCCCAATATGCCAAGAAGAACGTCCTCTCTCTGAAAGTGCACAAAATACCCAGCAGAGTCTAAGTAGCATGAGTACTATCTTCCAACCCCTTGCTTCTGCTTCACAGAATCAGTTCCTCCCGGAGAAATATTGCCCACAGCtatcaaataaaaacattaaccCTGGCCATGGGTCACTGTCATCTGTGTTCTTCAACAATATGAGTAGGTCATCGCTGCCGCCATACCACGACCAAGCCAGCACTCCCCTGTCTTCGATGGGAGGAAGACCAAACACCCAATGGCCACCTGATCCCCCATTAGAATATGTTCCAGCTAAATGGAGACTCATGGATAAATACTCAGGAACCTTATCAAGTTCACCCTCAGGGCCCCCAATACATTCTCCCGGCATGCCCGTATATAAAAAAAG GCCACTGGATGCTTTTGGGCAACGAGGCATAGATATAAACCCAGCAAGAATTGCTCTGTCTAATAGTTTGAAACTGAAGCGACAACTGGATTATGAAGAACAAGCATTGCAACAACTGAGTGGG GGAGATCCATCTGTCACTAACCCATCTCACTTAATGTGGAAGAGAATGAAATTTCTCAAAGGGGAAAATTGTTCCTTGGTTTCAGAAAAGAAGTCTCTCAGCACAAGTGTTCTTACTG ATGAGTTTGTCTGTAACTCGAGAGGCCTGAGCCAACCAATGAATCAACtgcaacagcaacagcagcaacagcaacaacagcagcaacagcaaccCACCTGTGGCAGTCCTGGTGAGAATTTGAAAGCAGGAGCGTTTCCCCCTCAGTTTTACAGTTCCCATTATCAGGACTATCCTGCCCAGCCAACTCATAAAGTATCAG GTGTGACAAGTCGTCTGCTGGGACCCTCCTTTGAACCATATTTGTTGCCTGAGTTGACAAGATATGACTGTGAGGTTAACGTCCCTGTTTTGGGCAGTTCCACGCTTCTGCAGGGCAGTGAACTGCTCAGAGCCCTGGACCAGGCAACCTGA
- the EPAS1 gene encoding endothelial PAS domain-containing protein 1 isoform X4 — translation MTADKEKKRSSSERRKEKSRDAARCRRSKETEVFYELAHELPLPHNVSSHLDKASIMRLAISFLRTHKLLSSVCADNENELDADQQMDNLYLKALEGFIAVVTQDGDMIFLSENVNKYMGLTQVDLTGHSIFDFTHPCDHEEIRENLSLKNGPGFGKKNKEMSTERDFFMRMKCTVTNRGRTVNLKSATWKVLHCTGQVKVYNTCPPHTLCGYKEPLLTCLIIMCEPIQHPSNIDIPLDSKTFMSRHSMDMKFTYCDDRITELIGYHPEELLGRSAYEFYHALDSENMTKSHQNLCTKGQVVTGQYRMLAKHGGYVWLETQGTVIYNTRNLQPQCIICVNYVLSEIEKNDIVFSMDQTESLFKPHLLTMSTAFENGIPGTEKSDFLFTKLKEEPEELAQLAPTPGDAIISLDFGTQKFEEAPAFTSTVLTPNKPWPVEVKSHAAQGETLTIPSFTMPQIAPGSSTPSASSNSSCSTPSSPGDYYSSVDEDLKIEVIEKLFAMDTESKNQCNSQTDFNELDLETLAPYIPMDGEDFQLSPICQEERPLSESAQNTQQSLSSMSTIFQPLASASQNQFLPEKYCPQLSNKNINPGHGSLSSVFFNNMSRSSLPPYHDQASTPLSSMGGRPNTQWPPDPPLEYVPAKWRLMDKYSGTLSSSPSGPPIHSPGMPVYKKRPLDAFGQRGIDINPARIALSNSLKLKRQLDYEEQALQQLSGGDPSVTNPSHLMWKRMKFLKGENCSLVSEKKSLSTSVLTDEFVCNSRGLSQPMNQLQQQQQQQQQQQQQQPTCGSPGENLKAGAFPPQFYSSHYQDYPAQPTHKVSGVTSRLLGPSFEPYLLPELTRYDCEVNVPVLGSSTLLQGSELLRALDQAT, via the exons tatgtGCTGACAATGAGAATGAACTAGATGCAGACCAGCAGATGGACAACTTGTACCTGAAAGCTTTGGAGGGATTTATTGCCGTGGTGACACAGGATGGAGACATGATCTTTTTGTCAGAGAATGTCAACAAATACATGGGTCTCACCCAG gTGGATTTAACTGGACACAGCATTTTTGACTTCACTCACCCATGTGACCATGAAGAAATTCGAGAGAATCTGAGTCTGAAAAATG GTCCaggctttggaaagaaaaacaaggagatGTCAACTGAGCGTGACTTCTTCATGAGGATGAAATGCACCGTTACCAACAGAGGCAGAACTGTTAACCTCAAGTCTGCCACCTGGAAG GTTTTGCACTGCACTGGACAAGTTAAAGTGTATAACACTTGCCCTCCTCACACTTTGTGTGGGTATAAAGAGCCTCTTCTCACCTGCCTTATAATAATGTGTGAGCCTATTCAGCATCCTTCAAACATTGACATACCCCTGGACAGCAAGACCTTCATGAGTCGCCATAGCATGGACATGAAATTTACCTACTGCGATGACAG AATAACAGAACTGATTGGATACcacccagaggagctgctgggccGTTCAGCGTACGAGTTCTACCATGCCTTGGACTCGGAGAATATGACCAAGAGTCATCAGAACT TGTGCACAAAAGGTCAAGTGGTGACTGGCCAGTACCGTATGCTTGCCAAGCATGGTGGATACGTATGGCTGGAGACTCAAGGGACTGTCATTTACAACACGCGCAACCTACAGCCTCAGTGCATCATCTGTGTCAATTATGTGCTGAG TGAAATTGAGAAGAATGATATAGTGTTCTCTATGGACCAAACGGAATCGCTCTTCAAGCCTCACCTGCTCACGATGAGCACTGCCTTCGAGAACGGGATCCCCGGGACAGAGAAGAGTGATTTCTTGTTTACTAAGCTAAAGGAAGAACCAGAGGAACTTGCGCAGCTGGCACCAACACCTGGAGATGCCATTATTTCCCTGGATTTTG GGACACAGAAGTTTGAGGAAGCCCCTGCCTTTACCAGCACTGTTTTGACACCAAATAAACCCTGGCCAGTGGAAGTGAAAAGCCATGCTGCTCAAGGTGAAACACTGACGATACCATCCTTTACCATGCCTCAGATTGCACCCGGCAGCAGTACTCCAAGTGCAAGCAGCAACAGTAGCTGTTCCACG CCAAGCAGCCCAGGAGATTATTACAGTTCTGTGGATGAAGATCTGAAGATTGAGGTGATTGAAAAACTCTTTGCCATGGACACAGAATCAAAAAATCAGTGCAACTCCCAG aCTGACTTCAATGAACTGGACCTTGAAACCTTGGCTCCTTACATTCCTATGGATGGAGAAGATTTCCAGCTCAGCCCAATATGCCAAGAAGAACGTCCTCTCTCTGAAAGTGCACAAAATACCCAGCAGAGTCTAAGTAGCATGAGTACTATCTTCCAACCCCTTGCTTCTGCTTCACAGAATCAGTTCCTCCCGGAGAAATATTGCCCACAGCtatcaaataaaaacattaaccCTGGCCATGGGTCACTGTCATCTGTGTTCTTCAACAATATGAGTAGGTCATCGCTGCCGCCATACCACGACCAAGCCAGCACTCCCCTGTCTTCGATGGGAGGAAGACCAAACACCCAATGGCCACCTGATCCCCCATTAGAATATGTTCCAGCTAAATGGAGACTCATGGATAAATACTCAGGAACCTTATCAAGTTCACCCTCAGGGCCCCCAATACATTCTCCCGGCATGCCCGTATATAAAAAAAG GCCACTGGATGCTTTTGGGCAACGAGGCATAGATATAAACCCAGCAAGAATTGCTCTGTCTAATAGTTTGAAACTGAAGCGACAACTGGATTATGAAGAACAAGCATTGCAACAACTGAGTGGG GGAGATCCATCTGTCACTAACCCATCTCACTTAATGTGGAAGAGAATGAAATTTCTCAAAGGGGAAAATTGTTCCTTGGTTTCAGAAAAGAAGTCTCTCAGCACAAGTGTTCTTACTG ATGAGTTTGTCTGTAACTCGAGAGGCCTGAGCCAACCAATGAATCAACtgcaacagcaacagcagcaacagcaacaacagcagcaacagcaaccCACCTGTGGCAGTCCTGGTGAGAATTTGAAAGCAGGAGCGTTTCCCCCTCAGTTTTACAGTTCCCATTATCAGGACTATCCTGCCCAGCCAACTCATAAAGTATCAG GTGTGACAAGTCGTCTGCTGGGACCCTCCTTTGAACCATATTTGTTGCCTGAGTTGACAAGATATGACTGTGAGGTTAACGTCCCTGTTTTGGGCAGTTCCACGCTTCTGCAGGGCAGTGAACTGCTCAGAGCCCTGGACCAGGCAACCTGA
- the EPAS1 gene encoding endothelial PAS domain-containing protein 1 isoform X2 — protein sequence MYLATGVLRSLLKQESSSERRKEKSRDAARCRRSKETEVFYELAHELPLPHNVSSHLDKASIMRLAISFLRTHKLLSSVCADNENELDADQQMDNLYLKALEGFIAVVTQDGDMIFLSENVNKYMGLTQVDLTGHSIFDFTHPCDHEEIRENLSLKNGPGFGKKNKEMSTERDFFMRMKCTVTNRGRTVNLKSATWKVLHCTGQVKVYNTCPPHTLCGYKEPLLTCLIIMCEPIQHPSNIDIPLDSKTFMSRHSMDMKFTYCDDRITELIGYHPEELLGRSAYEFYHALDSENMTKSHQNLCTKGQVVTGQYRMLAKHGGYVWLETQGTVIYNTRNLQPQCIICVNYVLSEIEKNDIVFSMDQTESLFKPHLLTMSTAFENGIPGTEKSDFLFTKLKEEPEELAQLAPTPGDAIISLDFGTQKFEEAPAFTSTVLTPNKPWPVEVKSHAAQGETLTIPSFTMPQIAPGSSTPSASSNSSCSTPSSPGDYYSSVDEDLKIEVIEKLFAMDTESKNQCNSQTDFNELDLETLAPYIPMDGEDFQLSPICQEERPLSESAQNTQQSLSSMSTIFQPLASASQNQFLPEKYCPQLSNKNINPGHGSLSSVFFNNMSRSSLPPYHDQASTPLSSMGGRPNTQWPPDPPLEYVPAKWRLMDKYSGTLSSSPSGPPIHSPGMPVYKKRPLDAFGQRGIDINPARIALSNSLKLKRQLDYEEQALQQLSGGDPSVTNPSHLMWKRMKFLKGENCSLVSEKKSLSTSVLTDEFVCNSRGLSQPMNQLQQQQQQQQQQQQQQPTCGSPGENLKAGAFPPQFYSSHYQDYPAQPTHKVSGVTSRLLGPSFEPYLLPELTRYDCEVNVPVLGSSTLLQGSELLRALDQAT from the exons tatgtGCTGACAATGAGAATGAACTAGATGCAGACCAGCAGATGGACAACTTGTACCTGAAAGCTTTGGAGGGATTTATTGCCGTGGTGACACAGGATGGAGACATGATCTTTTTGTCAGAGAATGTCAACAAATACATGGGTCTCACCCAG gTGGATTTAACTGGACACAGCATTTTTGACTTCACTCACCCATGTGACCATGAAGAAATTCGAGAGAATCTGAGTCTGAAAAATG GTCCaggctttggaaagaaaaacaaggagatGTCAACTGAGCGTGACTTCTTCATGAGGATGAAATGCACCGTTACCAACAGAGGCAGAACTGTTAACCTCAAGTCTGCCACCTGGAAG GTTTTGCACTGCACTGGACAAGTTAAAGTGTATAACACTTGCCCTCCTCACACTTTGTGTGGGTATAAAGAGCCTCTTCTCACCTGCCTTATAATAATGTGTGAGCCTATTCAGCATCCTTCAAACATTGACATACCCCTGGACAGCAAGACCTTCATGAGTCGCCATAGCATGGACATGAAATTTACCTACTGCGATGACAG AATAACAGAACTGATTGGATACcacccagaggagctgctgggccGTTCAGCGTACGAGTTCTACCATGCCTTGGACTCGGAGAATATGACCAAGAGTCATCAGAACT TGTGCACAAAAGGTCAAGTGGTGACTGGCCAGTACCGTATGCTTGCCAAGCATGGTGGATACGTATGGCTGGAGACTCAAGGGACTGTCATTTACAACACGCGCAACCTACAGCCTCAGTGCATCATCTGTGTCAATTATGTGCTGAG TGAAATTGAGAAGAATGATATAGTGTTCTCTATGGACCAAACGGAATCGCTCTTCAAGCCTCACCTGCTCACGATGAGCACTGCCTTCGAGAACGGGATCCCCGGGACAGAGAAGAGTGATTTCTTGTTTACTAAGCTAAAGGAAGAACCAGAGGAACTTGCGCAGCTGGCACCAACACCTGGAGATGCCATTATTTCCCTGGATTTTG GGACACAGAAGTTTGAGGAAGCCCCTGCCTTTACCAGCACTGTTTTGACACCAAATAAACCCTGGCCAGTGGAAGTGAAAAGCCATGCTGCTCAAGGTGAAACACTGACGATACCATCCTTTACCATGCCTCAGATTGCACCCGGCAGCAGTACTCCAAGTGCAAGCAGCAACAGTAGCTGTTCCACG CCAAGCAGCCCAGGAGATTATTACAGTTCTGTGGATGAAGATCTGAAGATTGAGGTGATTGAAAAACTCTTTGCCATGGACACAGAATCAAAAAATCAGTGCAACTCCCAG aCTGACTTCAATGAACTGGACCTTGAAACCTTGGCTCCTTACATTCCTATGGATGGAGAAGATTTCCAGCTCAGCCCAATATGCCAAGAAGAACGTCCTCTCTCTGAAAGTGCACAAAATACCCAGCAGAGTCTAAGTAGCATGAGTACTATCTTCCAACCCCTTGCTTCTGCTTCACAGAATCAGTTCCTCCCGGAGAAATATTGCCCACAGCtatcaaataaaaacattaaccCTGGCCATGGGTCACTGTCATCTGTGTTCTTCAACAATATGAGTAGGTCATCGCTGCCGCCATACCACGACCAAGCCAGCACTCCCCTGTCTTCGATGGGAGGAAGACCAAACACCCAATGGCCACCTGATCCCCCATTAGAATATGTTCCAGCTAAATGGAGACTCATGGATAAATACTCAGGAACCTTATCAAGTTCACCCTCAGGGCCCCCAATACATTCTCCCGGCATGCCCGTATATAAAAAAAG GCCACTGGATGCTTTTGGGCAACGAGGCATAGATATAAACCCAGCAAGAATTGCTCTGTCTAATAGTTTGAAACTGAAGCGACAACTGGATTATGAAGAACAAGCATTGCAACAACTGAGTGGG GGAGATCCATCTGTCACTAACCCATCTCACTTAATGTGGAAGAGAATGAAATTTCTCAAAGGGGAAAATTGTTCCTTGGTTTCAGAAAAGAAGTCTCTCAGCACAAGTGTTCTTACTG ATGAGTTTGTCTGTAACTCGAGAGGCCTGAGCCAACCAATGAATCAACtgcaacagcaacagcagcaacagcaacaacagcagcaacagcaaccCACCTGTGGCAGTCCTGGTGAGAATTTGAAAGCAGGAGCGTTTCCCCCTCAGTTTTACAGTTCCCATTATCAGGACTATCCTGCCCAGCCAACTCATAAAGTATCAG GTGTGACAAGTCGTCTGCTGGGACCCTCCTTTGAACCATATTTGTTGCCTGAGTTGACAAGATATGACTGTGAGGTTAACGTCCCTGTTTTGGGCAGTTCCACGCTTCTGCAGGGCAGTGAACTGCTCAGAGCCCTGGACCAGGCAACCTGA
- the EPAS1 gene encoding endothelial PAS domain-containing protein 1 isoform X3: protein MAEADHPASSLAGSSSERRKEKSRDAARCRRSKETEVFYELAHELPLPHNVSSHLDKASIMRLAISFLRTHKLLSSVCADNENELDADQQMDNLYLKALEGFIAVVTQDGDMIFLSENVNKYMGLTQVDLTGHSIFDFTHPCDHEEIRENLSLKNGPGFGKKNKEMSTERDFFMRMKCTVTNRGRTVNLKSATWKVLHCTGQVKVYNTCPPHTLCGYKEPLLTCLIIMCEPIQHPSNIDIPLDSKTFMSRHSMDMKFTYCDDRITELIGYHPEELLGRSAYEFYHALDSENMTKSHQNLCTKGQVVTGQYRMLAKHGGYVWLETQGTVIYNTRNLQPQCIICVNYVLSEIEKNDIVFSMDQTESLFKPHLLTMSTAFENGIPGTEKSDFLFTKLKEEPEELAQLAPTPGDAIISLDFGTQKFEEAPAFTSTVLTPNKPWPVEVKSHAAQGETLTIPSFTMPQIAPGSSTPSASSNSSCSTPSSPGDYYSSVDEDLKIEVIEKLFAMDTESKNQCNSQTDFNELDLETLAPYIPMDGEDFQLSPICQEERPLSESAQNTQQSLSSMSTIFQPLASASQNQFLPEKYCPQLSNKNINPGHGSLSSVFFNNMSRSSLPPYHDQASTPLSSMGGRPNTQWPPDPPLEYVPAKWRLMDKYSGTLSSSPSGPPIHSPGMPVYKKRPLDAFGQRGIDINPARIALSNSLKLKRQLDYEEQALQQLSGGDPSVTNPSHLMWKRMKFLKGENCSLVSEKKSLSTSVLTDEFVCNSRGLSQPMNQLQQQQQQQQQQQQQQPTCGSPGENLKAGAFPPQFYSSHYQDYPAQPTHKVSGVTSRLLGPSFEPYLLPELTRYDCEVNVPVLGSSTLLQGSELLRALDQAT, encoded by the exons tatgtGCTGACAATGAGAATGAACTAGATGCAGACCAGCAGATGGACAACTTGTACCTGAAAGCTTTGGAGGGATTTATTGCCGTGGTGACACAGGATGGAGACATGATCTTTTTGTCAGAGAATGTCAACAAATACATGGGTCTCACCCAG gTGGATTTAACTGGACACAGCATTTTTGACTTCACTCACCCATGTGACCATGAAGAAATTCGAGAGAATCTGAGTCTGAAAAATG GTCCaggctttggaaagaaaaacaaggagatGTCAACTGAGCGTGACTTCTTCATGAGGATGAAATGCACCGTTACCAACAGAGGCAGAACTGTTAACCTCAAGTCTGCCACCTGGAAG GTTTTGCACTGCACTGGACAAGTTAAAGTGTATAACACTTGCCCTCCTCACACTTTGTGTGGGTATAAAGAGCCTCTTCTCACCTGCCTTATAATAATGTGTGAGCCTATTCAGCATCCTTCAAACATTGACATACCCCTGGACAGCAAGACCTTCATGAGTCGCCATAGCATGGACATGAAATTTACCTACTGCGATGACAG AATAACAGAACTGATTGGATACcacccagaggagctgctgggccGTTCAGCGTACGAGTTCTACCATGCCTTGGACTCGGAGAATATGACCAAGAGTCATCAGAACT TGTGCACAAAAGGTCAAGTGGTGACTGGCCAGTACCGTATGCTTGCCAAGCATGGTGGATACGTATGGCTGGAGACTCAAGGGACTGTCATTTACAACACGCGCAACCTACAGCCTCAGTGCATCATCTGTGTCAATTATGTGCTGAG TGAAATTGAGAAGAATGATATAGTGTTCTCTATGGACCAAACGGAATCGCTCTTCAAGCCTCACCTGCTCACGATGAGCACTGCCTTCGAGAACGGGATCCCCGGGACAGAGAAGAGTGATTTCTTGTTTACTAAGCTAAAGGAAGAACCAGAGGAACTTGCGCAGCTGGCACCAACACCTGGAGATGCCATTATTTCCCTGGATTTTG GGACACAGAAGTTTGAGGAAGCCCCTGCCTTTACCAGCACTGTTTTGACACCAAATAAACCCTGGCCAGTGGAAGTGAAAAGCCATGCTGCTCAAGGTGAAACACTGACGATACCATCCTTTACCATGCCTCAGATTGCACCCGGCAGCAGTACTCCAAGTGCAAGCAGCAACAGTAGCTGTTCCACG CCAAGCAGCCCAGGAGATTATTACAGTTCTGTGGATGAAGATCTGAAGATTGAGGTGATTGAAAAACTCTTTGCCATGGACACAGAATCAAAAAATCAGTGCAACTCCCAG aCTGACTTCAATGAACTGGACCTTGAAACCTTGGCTCCTTACATTCCTATGGATGGAGAAGATTTCCAGCTCAGCCCAATATGCCAAGAAGAACGTCCTCTCTCTGAAAGTGCACAAAATACCCAGCAGAGTCTAAGTAGCATGAGTACTATCTTCCAACCCCTTGCTTCTGCTTCACAGAATCAGTTCCTCCCGGAGAAATATTGCCCACAGCtatcaaataaaaacattaaccCTGGCCATGGGTCACTGTCATCTGTGTTCTTCAACAATATGAGTAGGTCATCGCTGCCGCCATACCACGACCAAGCCAGCACTCCCCTGTCTTCGATGGGAGGAAGACCAAACACCCAATGGCCACCTGATCCCCCATTAGAATATGTTCCAGCTAAATGGAGACTCATGGATAAATACTCAGGAACCTTATCAAGTTCACCCTCAGGGCCCCCAATACATTCTCCCGGCATGCCCGTATATAAAAAAAG GCCACTGGATGCTTTTGGGCAACGAGGCATAGATATAAACCCAGCAAGAATTGCTCTGTCTAATAGTTTGAAACTGAAGCGACAACTGGATTATGAAGAACAAGCATTGCAACAACTGAGTGGG GGAGATCCATCTGTCACTAACCCATCTCACTTAATGTGGAAGAGAATGAAATTTCTCAAAGGGGAAAATTGTTCCTTGGTTTCAGAAAAGAAGTCTCTCAGCACAAGTGTTCTTACTG ATGAGTTTGTCTGTAACTCGAGAGGCCTGAGCCAACCAATGAATCAACtgcaacagcaacagcagcaacagcaacaacagcagcaacagcaaccCACCTGTGGCAGTCCTGGTGAGAATTTGAAAGCAGGAGCGTTTCCCCCTCAGTTTTACAGTTCCCATTATCAGGACTATCCTGCCCAGCCAACTCATAAAGTATCAG GTGTGACAAGTCGTCTGCTGGGACCCTCCTTTGAACCATATTTGTTGCCTGAGTTGACAAGATATGACTGTGAGGTTAACGTCCCTGTTTTGGGCAGTTCCACGCTTCTGCAGGGCAGTGAACTGCTCAGAGCCCTGGACCAGGCAACCTGA